The genomic segment GGCACCAGGCGCTTCAGCGAGGCGACCTTCAGGTCGGTGTAGCTCTCCTCGCGGTAGAGATTGTTCGCGTCGACCGAAAGCTCCCCGACCACACGTCGCGCTTCGCTCATGGCTGATCCGGCTCCTCTGGCTTGCGTGGCCGGAGTGTACCGCTTCGGCCCGGCGGGACGAGCCGAGCGGCCCGCTCGGCTCGCATGTCTAGATAAGATCTAGCTATGATCCGGACGAGAGCGGCGTTGAGCCGCCGGAGGCGCAATGACCACGACGGGGCCATGGGACCTCGAGACGATCGAGGCGCACCTGCGGGCGAGCGTGGTGCCGGTTCGGCTCGGCTGCCTGGACACCTCGGGATGGCCCGCGGTCGTCTCGCTCTGGTTCGAGTACGAAGGCGGAGCGCTCTGGTGCGCCACGCCCGCGCGCTCGCGCGTGGCCGAGTGGCTCGAACGCGAGCCTCGCTGCGCGTTCGAGGTCGCGCCGAACGCGCCGCCGTACTTCGGCGTGCGGGGTCGGGGCACCGCGGAGCTGCGGCCCTCGGAAGGGAAGCGCGTGCTGCACCGGCTGGCGCTGCGCTATCTGGGCGGAGACTCGTCCGAGTTCGCCGACTGGCTGCTCTCGCGTCGCGTCGACGAGGTGGCGATCCGGATCGCTCCGGCGCGCGTCTCGAGCTGGGATTTCCGCGGGCGGATGCAGATGCCCGTGCGCGCGCAGGGGGAACGATGAGCCATCGCAACGCGAGCGCGGAGCTTTCCGTGGGTGCGGTGGTCCGGCTCACCGGGCTGAGCGAACACGTGCTCCGCGCCTGGGAGCGCCGACACGGCGCGATCGCTCCCGCGCGCAGCAAGGGTGGCACCCGGCGCTACAGCGCCGAGGACGTGACGCGGCTGCGGCTGCTCGCGGCCGCCGTAGCGGCCGGGCACCGGATCGGCGAGCTGGCTGCGCTTTCCAACCGCGACCTCGCGGCGCGAACGGCGCGGCCCGCCGCGGCGGAGCAAGCGCGACTGGAGGAGCTCTTCGCCGCGCTCGAGCGCCTCGACGTCGCCGCCGTCGAACGGCAGCTCGGACTTCAGCTCTCCGCGCTCGGTGTGCGGCCGTTTCTGGAGACCGTCGCGCTGCCGTTCCTGCGCGAGATCGGCTCGCGCTGGGAGGCCGGCGATCTGTGCACGAGCGACGAGCACGTGGCGAGCGCGGCCCTTCGCGGCGTGCTCGGGCGCGCCCAGCGTGCCGGCGGCAGCGGTGGCGGTGGCCTGGTCCTTGCGACACCCGCCGGGGAGCAGCACGAGCTCGGCATCCTGATGGTGGCTCTCTGCGCGCAGGAGCACGGCGTCCGAGTGGTCTATCTCGGCTGCGATCTTCCGGCCGAGGAGATCGCCGCCACGGCCGCGCGCGCGCGCGCGCAGGCGGTCGGGCTCGGCATCGTCGCGCTCGACCCGCCGAGCGCGCTGCGCGAGGTGCGCTGGCTGCGCCGGAAGCTGCCGCGCACGACGGAGCTCTGGCTCGGGGGAGCAACGGCCGAGCGGCTCCCCACGACGCCCGCCGGCACCGTCACGGTCGGCGACCTGGCCGCGCTGGAGACGCGCCTGGTCCTGCTCGGCGCCCGCGGGCGCGGGGATCGCCCTTGAAACGTGTCTAGGAAAAATCTAGACATTCGACATGGCCCAAGAGCCGTGCCTCCCGCTTCCTGCGGCGGATCGGCCGCGAGCGACGCGCGCGAGCGGCGCACCTCCGCTCGAGACCGTGCGCGCGCGCTGGCTGCGCCGCGGAGCGTCGATCGGCGCCTACACGCTGGCGTTCGGGCTCCTGCTCCTGCTCGCGCCGCTCGTCCTGCCGCTGCTCTGGGCTGCCGACCGCATCGCGGGCGGCCACAGGTCGCTCTTCAGACTGGCGCTCTTCGGGCTGTTCTTCCTGGGCTACGAGCTGATCGGGCTGCTCTGCGCGGGGGGATTGTGGCTCGCCGGGCTCGCGTTTCCGCGCCTTCGCGCCGAGCGGAGCCGCTCCGCGCACGAGCGACTTCAGCGCTGGTGGGCCGAGAGCCTGTTCCGCGCGGCCTCGCGCTGTTTCCGGCTCACGCTCGAAGTCGAGGGCGCCGACGCGGCGACGCCGGGTCCCGTGATCGTGATGATGCGGCACGCCAGCCTGGCGGACACGCTGCTCCCCGCGGTGCTTCTCGGCGGGCGCGGGCTGCGACTCCGCTACGTGCTGAAGCGCGAGCTGCTCTGGGATCCGTGCCTGGACGTCGTGGGGCAGCGCCTGCCGAACGCGTTCATCCGACGCGGTCGCGGCGAGAGCGCTGCGGAGATCGACGCGATCCGCGCGCTGGGACGCGACCTGGGCAGCGACGAGGGCGTGCTGATCTACCCCGAAGGCACGCGCTTCACTCCCGCCAGACGAGTGCGCGCGCTCGCGCTGCTCGCGGATTCGGATCGACCGGAGCTGCTCGCGCGCGCGCAAGCTGGTCGCCGTGCTCCCTCCGCGCAGCGCCGGGCCGCTCGCGTTGCTCGACGCGGCCGCCGACGCCGACGTGCTGCTCGTCGCGCACAGCGGCCTCGAAGGGCTCGCCAGCGTCGCCGACGCCGGAAGCGCTCGGCGTCTTCGACGCGCTCGGCGCGGGCCTGTGGCTGGTCGGGATGTTCTTCGAGAGCGTGGGCGACGCGCAGCTCGCGCGCTTTAAGGCGGATCCTGCGAATGCCGGCCGCGTGATGGATCGCGGCCTGTGGCGCTACACGCGCCATCCCAACTATTTCGGCGACTGCGTGGTCTGGTGGGGGCTGTTCGTGATCGCGCTCGGAGCTCCCGGCGGGATCTACTCCATCGTCGGCCCGATCGTGATGACGGTTCTGCTGCGCCGCGTCTCCGGCGTGACGCTGCTCGAGCGATCGCTGGTGAAGCGGCGACCGGGCTACGCGGACTACGTGGCGCGCACCAACGCCTTCCTGCCGGGGCCGCCGCGAAGCGCGCACGACCTCTGAAGGAGACCGGACGCTCGCGCCCGCACGCATGCTCGCCGCGATACACTGGCAGGCGCTTCGCCTCGCGCTTCGTCGTGTCCGTTTCCACGCGCACCCGCGGCACAGAGCCCCGGGAGCGGAGGAGGCCGCATGATTCAGTCGCCGTGTCGCAGCCTGGCGTTCGCCGCCCTCTCACGACTCGAGAGCGGCGCCCTGCGGGTCGAGGATTCGCGCGGATCGTTCGACTTCGGAAAGCCCTCGGACGCAGCGCCGGCGCCGATCCTGCTCCGCGTGCGAGCCGAGCGGCTTTGGCGGAGCCTGGTGCTCGGCGGAAGCATGGGCGGTTGCGAGGCGTTCCTGCGCGGCGACTTCGAGTCGGACGATCTGGTCGGACTGCTGCGCCTGCTGCTCCGCGACGCGCACGTGCTCGGCGGCTTCGATGCGGGGCTCGGCCGGATCGGCGAGATCTGGCGGCGGCTCGGACACGCGCTGCGCGCAAACTCGAAGCGCGGAAGCCGCCGGAACATCCACGCCCACTACGACCTGGGAAACGAGTTCTTCGCGCGGTTCCTCGACCCCACGCTCACCTATTCGGCGGGGATCTTCGAGAGCGACGACGCGACCCTCGAGCAGGCGTCGATCGCCAAGTACGAGCGCATCTGCCGCAAGCTCGAGCTCGGGCCCCAGGATCACGTGCTCGAGATCGGAACCGGCTGGGGCGGCTTCGCGCTTCACGCCGCGCGAAGCCGCGGCTGCCGCGTGACCACGACGACGCTTTCACGCGCGCAGCACGAGTTCGCGAGCCAGCGGATCGGCAATGCGGGCTTGCAGGATCGCGTCACGGTTCTGCTGGAGGACTACCGCGAGCTTCGCGGCCAGTACGACAAGCTGGTGTCGATCGAGATGATCGAGGCCGTCGGGCACCGCTACTTCGACGCATACTTCCGCGCCTGCGCCGAGCGACTGGCAAGGGACGGACGGATGGCGCTGCAGGCGATCCTGATCGACGAGAACTCGTACGAATCCGCGCGCGACACGGTCGATTTCATCAAGTGGCACGTCTTCCCGGGCGGTTGTCTGCCGTCGCTCGGCGCCATCACGAGCTCGAGCGCGCGCGCGAGCGATCTGCGCATCGTGCACGTCGAGGATCTGACTCCGCATTACACGCGGACGCTGCGCTGCTGGCGCGAGCGCTTCGTGGCGAGCCTCGATGCGATCCGCGAGCTCGGCCATCCCGAAGAGCTCTTGCGCAGCTTCGAGCTCTACTTCGCGTACTGCGAGGCCGGCTTCAGCGAGCGGAGGATCGCCTCTGCCCAGATCGTGCTCGACAAGCGCGAGAGCCGGTCGACACCGATCCTGGGCGCGCTTCCCGCGTGAGTCAGGCGTGAGTTCGCTCGCAGCGGTCGCTGGTGCAGGCGGCGTCGGCGCGGCCGGTCCAGCGCAGGCGATTGCGCGCGAAGACGCGGTACGCCCGCTCGAACAGTCCGCTCAGGATCGGCCAGCGCGTGGGCGCCACCAGCCAGCCGAGTCCGACCGACGCGTAAAGGCGTCGGAAGACCTCGACGCCTTCGATGACGGTGCCGCCGGGAAGCACGCCGTGGATCCGGCTCATGACCGCCTCGTGATCGAGCCCGTAGCGCGCCGGATCGAACCCGGGCGCGGCGATGTCCTCGAAGTCGATCCGGCCGCGGCGATCGCGACGGCGCAGGAACGCGATCTCGCGCGCGCAGAGCGGACATTCACCGTCGTACAGGACCTTGACCGCGAACTCGCCTGCGGGGGTGTCCATCGTCGCCCGAGGATCGCCCACACGAGGCCGTGTCGCCATGACTAGCCTGTGCGCCCTGCACTGGTTTCGCAGCGATCTGCGCGTGCGCGACAACACGGCGCTGCGAGCGGCGGCGGAGCGCGCAGACGAGCTCGCCTGCGTCTTCGTCTTCGACCCGCGTCTGGTCGCGAACGCGGGCGCGCCGCGCGTTCGATTCATGGTCGACTGCGTGCGTCGGCTCGCGCGCGACCTCGAGGCGCGCGGCTCGCGTCTGCTCCTGCGCGCCGGAATTCCGGAGCTCGAGATTCCGCGAGTGGCGCGCGAGTGCAGGGCGGAGCTCGTGGTCTGGAATCGCGACTACGGCCCGTTCGCGACCCGGCGGGACGCGGCGGTCGAGCGGGAGCTGTCGCAGCTCGGTGTTCGCGTCGAGACTCACAAGGATCGCGTCGTGTTCGAGGCCGAGGAGGTCCGCACGCTCGCGGGCCGACCCTTCTCGGTGTACAGCCCGTACCGCCGCGCCTGGTGGAAGCGCCATCGCGACGCGCCGGCGCGGCCCGCGCCGGCGCCGGGACTTCCAGCGCCGCCGAGCGCTCTGGCCGTCGGCTCCGAGCCGGCGCTAGATCTGACGAGCGATGCGGCCGAGATTCCGACGGGCGGAAGCGCCGCCGCCGAGCGCCGGCTCGACGGCTTCCTCGAGCGCTCGATCGCGGACTACGCCTGGCGTCGCGATCTTCCGGCCGAAGACGGAACGTCGCGGCTCTCGCCACACCTGCGCTTCGGCACGATCTCGGTTCGGACGTGTCTGGCGCGCGCGCTCGAGGCCGCGCGCTCCGACCCGCGGCGTTCGCCCGGAGTCTCGAAGTGGGCCGACGAGCTGGTCTGGCGCGAGTTCTACCACGCGATCCTGGCCGAGAACCCGCGCGTGCTTCGGGGCGCGTTCCGGAAGGAGCTGTCGGCCGTGCGCTGGGAGCCGGACGCGAACGGCCTGCGCGCCTGGCGCGAGGGCCGCACCGGCTATCCGTTCGTCGACGCGGCGATGCGCGAGCTGGCTTCGAGCGGCTGGATGCACAACCGCGCGCGAATGGTCGCCGCCAGCTTCCTCTGCAAGGATCTGCTGATCGACTGGCGACAGGGCGAGAGGTGGTTCATGCAGCGACTCGTGGACGGCGACCCGGCGAGCAACAACGGCGGCTGGCAGTGGGCGGCGTCGACGGGCACCGACGCCCAGCCGTACTTCCGGATCTTCAATCCCGTCGCGCAGGGCGAGCGCTTCGATCCCGACGGCGAGTACGTGCGGCGCTGGGTCCCCGAGCTGCGAAGGCTGGCGGGCGCGAGCGCGCATCGCCCGTGGCTCGGCCCGGAGCGCGCGCCCGACTATCCGCCGCCGATCGTCGACCACGCCTTCGCACGCGAGCGGGCGCTGTCGCGCTTCCGCGAGGCGCGCGCGGCCGGAGCGGTGCAGTGACCGATCGCTGGCTCGCCGACGACACGCCGCTGCAGCTCGGGGTCTCCGCCTGCCTGCTCGGGCGCGAGGTACGCCACGACGGCGGCCACAAGCGAGACCGCTTCCTCACCGACGTGCTCGGCAGCTACGTCGAGTGGGTGCCGATCTGCCCCGAGGTCGAGGTCGGCATGAGCATTCCGCGGCCGTCGATCCGGCTGGTGCAGAGCGGCGACGAGCTGCGCCTGGTCGAGCCGCGAACCGGCGCCGACCACACGCGCAGCATGGCGACGCACTCGGCGCGCCGCGTCCACGCGCTCGATGCGTTCGAGCTCTGCGGCTACGTGCTCAAGAAGGACTCGCCGAGCTGTGGCATGGACCGCGTGAAGGTCTGGCACGAGAGCGGCCAGGCGACGCGAAACGGTCGCGGCCTGTTCGCGTCGGCGCTGATCGCGCGCTTCGGCACGCTCCCCGTCGAAGAGGAGGGACGGCTCGCGGACGCCGGGCTGCGCGAGAACTTCATCGAGCGGATCTTCGCCTACCGGCGGCTTCGCGCGCTGTTCCGCGCGCGCTGGACCGTGGGCGAGCTGGTCGCATTCCACACCGCGCACAAGCTCCTGCTGCTCGCGCACTCCGAGGTCGAGTACCGCCGGCTCGGCCGTCTGGTCGCCGAGGCGAAGCG from the Deltaproteobacteria bacterium genome contains:
- a CDS encoding MerR family transcriptional regulator; amino-acid sequence: MSHRNASAELSVGAVVRLTGLSEHVLRAWERRHGAIAPARSKGGTRRYSAEDVTRLRLLAAAVAAGHRIGELAALSNRDLAARTARPAAAEQARLEELFAALERLDVAAVERQLGLQLSALGVRPFLETVALPFLREIGSRWEAGDLCTSDEHVASAALRGVLGRAQRAGGSGGGGLVLATPAGEQHELGILMVALCAQEHGVRVVYLGCDLPAEEIAATAARARAQAVGLGIVALDPPSALREVRWLRRKLPRTTELWLGGATAERLPTTPAGTVTVGDLAALETRLVLLGARGRGDRP
- a CDS encoding DUF1295 domain-containing protein codes for the protein MWLVGMFFESVGDAQLARFKADPANAGRVMDRGLWRYTRHPNYFGDCVVWWGLFVIALGAPGGIYSIVGPIVMTVLLRRVSGVTLLERSLVKRRPGYADYVARTNAFLPGPPRSAHDL
- a CDS encoding DUF393 domain-containing protein produces the protein MDTPAGEFAVKVLYDGECPLCAREIAFLRRRDRRGRIDFEDIAAPGFDPARYGLDHEAVMSRIHGVLPGGTVIEGVEVFRRLYASVGLGWLVAPTRWPILSGLFERAYRVFARNRLRWTGRADAACTSDRCERTHA
- a CDS encoding deoxyribodipyrimidine photo-lyase translates to MTSLCALHWFRSDLRVRDNTALRAAAERADELACVFVFDPRLVANAGAPRVRFMVDCVRRLARDLEARGSRLLLRAGIPELEIPRVARECRAELVVWNRDYGPFATRRDAAVERELSQLGVRVETHKDRVVFEAEEVRTLAGRPFSVYSPYRRAWWKRHRDAPARPAPAPGLPAPPSALAVGSEPALDLTSDAAEIPTGGSAAAERRLDGFLERSIADYAWRRDLPAEDGTSRLSPHLRFGTISVRTCLARALEAARSDPRRSPGVSKWADELVWREFYHAILAENPRVLRGAFRKELSAVRWEPDANGLRAWREGRTGYPFVDAAMRELASSGWMHNRARMVAASFLCKDLLIDWRQGERWFMQRLVDGDPASNNGGWQWAASTGTDAQPYFRIFNPVAQGERFDPDGEYVRRWVPELRRLAGASAHRPWLGPERAPDYPPPIVDHAFARERALSRFREARAAGAVQ
- a CDS encoding DUF523 and DUF1722 domain-containing protein — its product is MTDRWLADDTPLQLGVSACLLGREVRHDGGHKRDRFLTDVLGSYVEWVPICPEVEVGMSIPRPSIRLVQSGDELRLVEPRTGADHTRSMATHSARRVHALDAFELCGYVLKKDSPSCGMDRVKVWHESGQATRNGRGLFASALIARFGTLPVEEEGRLADAGLRENFIERIFAYRRLRALFRARWTVGELVAFHTAHKLLLLAHSEVEYRRLGRLVAEAKRLERAELRERYEQGFMGALARIATSRRHTNVLQHMVGYLREGLDAADRAELAALVEDYRRELVPLVVPLALLRHHVRRLDVAYLRDQIYLDPHPKELMLRNHV
- a CDS encoding class I SAM-dependent methyltransferase, whose amino-acid sequence is MIQSPCRSLAFAALSRLESGALRVEDSRGSFDFGKPSDAAPAPILLRVRAERLWRSLVLGGSMGGCEAFLRGDFESDDLVGLLRLLLRDAHVLGGFDAGLGRIGEIWRRLGHALRANSKRGSRRNIHAHYDLGNEFFARFLDPTLTYSAGIFESDDATLEQASIAKYERICRKLELGPQDHVLEIGTGWGGFALHAARSRGCRVTTTTLSRAQHEFASQRIGNAGLQDRVTVLLEDYRELRGQYDKLVSIEMIEAVGHRYFDAYFRACAERLARDGRMALQAILIDENSYESARDTVDFIKWHVFPGGCLPSLGAITSSSARASDLRIVHVEDLTPHYTRTLRCWRERFVASLDAIRELGHPEELLRSFELYFAYCEAGFSERRIASAQIVLDKRESRSTPILGALPA
- a CDS encoding pyridoxamine 5'-phosphate oxidase family protein, with product MTTTGPWDLETIEAHLRASVVPVRLGCLDTSGWPAVVSLWFEYEGGALWCATPARSRVAEWLEREPRCAFEVAPNAPPYFGVRGRGTAELRPSEGKRVLHRLALRYLGGDSSEFADWLLSRRVDEVAIRIAPARVSSWDFRGRMQMPVRAQGER